The following coding sequences lie in one Corynebacterium anserum genomic window:
- a CDS encoding exodeoxyribonuclease III produces the protein MRIATWNINSVRTREQRVRDFLDRSDVDVLCLQETKCTDKQFPDFTDTGYEQAHFGLHSFNGVAILSRVGLDNVSTDFGQPGFNKDLSAEQTLEARAIGAECGGVTVWSLYVPNGREISDPHYTYKLAWLSKLAEYATTGPTKLCLVGDFNIAPRDEDVWDRSYFDGKTHVTPHERAALSALEASGLSQATELIQDEYTYWDYQALRFQKNEGMRIDLHYARGITPTSARVDRDERKGKGASDHAPVIVDYTLDTPTLF, from the coding sequence ATGCGCATCGCCACGTGGAACATCAATTCAGTCCGCACCCGCGAACAACGAGTTCGCGATTTTCTCGATCGCTCAGACGTAGACGTGCTGTGTCTGCAGGAAACCAAGTGCACAGATAAACAATTCCCGGACTTTACAGATACCGGGTACGAACAAGCACACTTCGGTCTACATTCCTTTAATGGCGTGGCGATACTCTCACGAGTGGGACTCGACAATGTATCCACAGACTTCGGCCAACCAGGTTTTAATAAAGACCTTTCCGCCGAACAAACCCTAGAAGCCCGCGCCATTGGCGCAGAGTGCGGCGGTGTAACCGTTTGGAGTCTCTACGTGCCCAACGGGCGCGAAATCTCAGACCCCCACTACACATACAAACTCGCATGGCTCAGCAAGCTAGCGGAATATGCCACAACGGGCCCCACAAAGCTCTGCCTTGTTGGAGATTTTAATATTGCACCGCGCGATGAAGATGTGTGGGATCGCAGCTATTTTGATGGGAAAACACACGTCACCCCACATGAACGAGCAGCTCTTTCTGCCCTCGAAGCATCCGGACTCTCCCAAGCTACTGAACTCATTCAGGATGAGTACACCTATTGGGACTATCAAGCTCTACGCTTCCAGAAGAACGAAGGTATGCGAATCGATCTGCACTATGCTCGTGGCATCACGCCGACATCTGCACGCGTTGACCGAGATGAACGCAAAGGTAAGGGAGCGTCTGACCACGCACCGGTCATCGTGGATTACACCCTAGATACCCCTACCTTGTTTTAA
- a CDS encoding N-acetylglutamate synthase, CG3035 family produces MTHQKTDFTAAAAGARRVEGFNFPLSRHTDPVSVVLGTRVIVRYALTEPGCFGPRVTDVIGILESISPLRVRPQARHTAATPHNGNPATSTSITIPADRVVVLKTLSAKPVRNSDIRAVEEAIAHAFPGLEHRAIRGWLARAGDGITERSNSAVPLGPNASIQPVPLEEIRAFYTEHNLPTQLLIPDRIGRAAESLDGIRGPEIIVMTRELPASAQKLPQPTEPQIDGRLEFHVDEEPDDEWLSMYHFRGKPLPRHALELLCTRIDGHLGFARLMVNGELAAITRGTVTDGGRRRWLGYSAVEVASEYRRQGLGTYLGARMLEWGVRQGADHAYLEVIESNAAGRALYHRLGFSEHHRHRSLKVTGPAEG; encoded by the coding sequence GCGTGGAAGGATTCAACTTTCCTCTATCCCGCCATACCGATCCGGTCAGCGTGGTGCTCGGCACCCGCGTCATCGTGCGCTACGCCCTCACCGAACCCGGTTGTTTTGGCCCACGCGTCACCGACGTCATCGGCATTCTGGAATCCATCTCCCCCCTCCGCGTCCGACCACAAGCTCGTCACACCGCAGCCACACCCCACAACGGCAATCCTGCTACCAGCACCTCAATCACCATCCCGGCAGATCGCGTAGTTGTACTAAAAACCCTCTCCGCCAAGCCCGTCCGCAACTCTGATATTCGCGCGGTAGAAGAAGCTATCGCTCACGCTTTTCCCGGGCTCGAGCACCGCGCCATCCGGGGATGGCTTGCTCGCGCAGGCGATGGAATCACTGAACGTTCCAACTCTGCCGTTCCCCTCGGCCCGAATGCTAGTATCCAACCAGTACCCCTCGAAGAAATCCGCGCCTTCTACACCGAGCACAATCTCCCCACCCAACTACTCATTCCAGATCGTATCGGCCGCGCCGCCGAATCCCTCGACGGCATACGCGGGCCGGAAATCATCGTTATGACTCGGGAGCTACCGGCGTCGGCTCAAAAACTACCGCAACCAACAGAACCCCAGATTGATGGTCGTCTCGAGTTCCACGTAGATGAAGAACCGGACGACGAGTGGTTGAGCATGTACCACTTCCGGGGGAAACCACTGCCACGCCATGCGTTGGAGCTTCTGTGTACACGAATCGACGGCCACTTGGGCTTCGCTCGGCTGATGGTCAATGGGGAACTCGCCGCGATAACGCGGGGCACCGTTACCGACGGAGGGCGCCGCCGATGGCTCGGCTACTCCGCCGTGGAGGTCGCCAGCGAATACCGACGCCAAGGACTTGGCACCTACCTAGGCGCCCGCATGCTCGAATGGGGCGTACGGCAAGGAGCCGACCATGCCTATTTGGAGGTAATCGAAAGCAATGCCGCGGGACGGGCACTGTATCACCGTCTCGGTTTTAGCGAACATCACCGCCACCGCAGCTTAAAGGTCACTGGTCCCGCGGAAGGATAG